GTCCTGAATATCGGCAGCCTGCGGGCAGGGGATGAAGCCGTCTTCAAGGCGGCCCAGGCCGAGGCCCTCCGCCACGGGCGGGCCGTGGTGGTCGATCCCGTAGGAGCCGGCTTCACCCCCTTGCGTACCCGGCTGTGCCTGGACCTTCTGGCCGGGGGCGTTACCGCCGTGCGCGGCAACGGCGGCGAGATCCTGGCCCTGGCCGGGGCGGGAACCGGCCGGACCCGGGGCGTCGACAGCGGCGCGGTGGAGGAAGGGGAGGTGCTGGAGGCGGCCCAGGCACTGGCCCGGCGCTTTCGCTGCGTGGTGGTGGCCAGCGGCCCGGTCGACCTGGTCACCGACGGCCGTCAGGTCTGGCGGGTGGCCAACGGCCACCCCTGGCTGGCGGCGGTCACCGGCGGCGGCTGCGGGGCCACCACGGCGGTGGCGGTGTTCCTGGCGGGCTCGGAGGCGCCCCTCAAGGACGCCACCCTGGCCATGGCCGTCTACGGCCTGGCCGCCCAGCGGGCGGCGGAACGCACCCCGGGGCCGGGTTCGTTCCAGGCAGCGTTCCT
This is a stretch of genomic DNA from Thermaerobacter sp. PB12/4term. It encodes these proteins:
- the thiM gene encoding hydroxyethylthiazole kinase, whose protein sequence is MTAGAPQPQAPEAFTPFTPGTWEEEAARVLARIRQQRPLVHHLTNYVVMNWTANITLALGASPLMAPEPEEFPAIATAAGALVLNIGSLRAGDEAVFKAAQAEALRHGRAVVVDPVGAGFTPLRTRLCLDLLAGGVTAVRGNGGEILALAGAGTGRTRGVDSGAVEEGEVLEAAQALARRFRCVVVASGPVDLVTDGRQVWRVANGHPWLAAVTGGGCGATTAVAVFLAGSEAPLKDATLAMAVYGLAAQRAAERTPGPGSFQAAFLDELYHLGAGGTADPEGLSILPGTQDGSQER